The window ACCGGAGCCCAGAGCCGGGAGGACCTACTCAAAAAATTGATCATCATGGAACAACGAGAAGTATTTGGATACGCAATCCTGACGGCGCTGGTCAATGTTATCTTGATGATCGTCAAGATCGTGACGGGCATTGTTGGCAATTCGTATGCCCTCATTGCTGACGGCATTGAGTCAGCCTCGGATATCCTTGTTTCACTGATCACTTGGATTGGTGTCGGTTTATCTCTTCGACCAGCTGACGCAAACCATCCGTTTGGGCACGGCAGGATTGAGTCACTTGCAGGAATGTTCTCGGGCTTGGCGCTTTTAGGTGCCGCCGTCCTCATTGCATTCAACAGTATTCGAGAGATTCTGACGCCCCATCACAGCCCGGAATGGTATACGTTACCCGTTTTGATAGCTGTCGTCGTCAGCAAGGAAATCCTTGCCCGTCGCATCTCAAACCTATCGGAGCTGTCCGATAGTCGGGCTCTCGAAGGTGATGCGATGCATCACCGCTCTGATGCTATCACCTCGGCAGCAGCGGGAACCGGTATTGCTATCGCTCTGATTGGGGGGCCACGATATGCTGCCGCAGATGATTGGGCTGCCCTAATAGCATGCTCGATGATCATTTTTAACGGAGGACGCATTTTCGCACGATCATTTCACGAGAATGTTGACGGTCGCATTGATTCCCGCATTGAAGAAGATATTCGAAGTTATGCCACACATATTGAGGGAATCCGTGGAATTGAAAAATGCCGAGTCCGCAAAAGCGGGACATTCTATTTCACTGAAGTGCATGTTCTGGTTGACCCAGATTGCACGGTAACTGTCGGCCATGAGATTGCCCATCAATTCAAAGAGTATGTGACAAAACAGCTGCCAAACCTAAAGGATGTTGTCATCCACATAGAACCATACCACCTGGAAGCCGCACAAGGTGATGCAGGCAAAGTCGCTTCGCGCGTTTGTGATCCCTAGCGTTTAGCAGCCATCTAAAAATGCATCCGGCCAATGTCACCGCGTTTCTGGGCGCCGTCGAAGCTGACTTTTTCTAACTCGGCGTAGGCTGCGTCGACGGCTGTTAGTCGGTCTTCGCCACCGGCAACAACCGCTAACACACGACCACCGTTGGTTTCCCAGTCGCCATCGGCATTACGTCTGGTGCCAGCGTGATAGACGCGGGCGTTTTGCACGTTTTCGAGACCGGAGATCACATCACCACAACGGGAGCTGGCAGGATATCCGGCGCTGGCGAGGATGAGGCAGACACTCCAGCCTTCGTCGAAGCTGAGGAGCTCCGGTTTCATCTCCCCTTTGGCCGCCGCGAGGCAGAAGCTTGCGATGTCACCCTTGACCAGAGGCATCACCGCCTGACACTCGGGGTCGCCGAAGCGGCAGTTGTATTCGATGATCTTCGGCCCGTCAGCAGTCATCATCAGACCAAAGTAAAGATAGCCCCGGTATGGCAGTCCGTCTTTGACGAGGCCGTCAACGGTCGGTTTG of the Akkermansiaceae bacterium genome contains:
- a CDS encoding cation transporter; protein product: MEQREVFGYAILTALVNVILMIVKIVTGIVGNSYALIADGIESASDILVSLITWIGVGLSLRPADANHPFGHGRIESLAGMFSGLALLGAAVLIAFNSIREILTPHHSPEWYTLPVLIAVVVSKEILARRISNLSELSDSRALEGDAMHHRSDAITSAAAGTGIAIALIGGPRYAAADDWAALIACSMIIFNGGRIFARSFHENVDGRIDSRIEEDIRSYATHIEGIRGIEKCRVRKSGTFYFTEVHVLVDPDCTVTVGHEIAHQFKEYVTKQLPNLKDVVIHIEPYHLEAAQGDAGKVASRVCDP